A genomic segment from Syntrophotalea acetylenivorans encodes:
- the phoU gene encoding phosphate signaling complex protein PhoU: MTSHIARETEKLKRRLLTLSADVEETYLMAVRALEEMDETLAKQVATSDDRIDRQEVDLEEECLKILALHQPVANDLRFIVSVLKINNDLERIADMSVNIAERTLDLLKVQPIEIPFEFNSMSQKVYSMVKKSLDSLVNLDLHEAHEVIALDDEVDALHHKSYGMVIEQIRQQPDRIEALISYLVVSRYLERIADLATNIAEDVHYLIEGDIVRHIM; the protein is encoded by the coding sequence ATGACGAGCCATATTGCACGAGAAACGGAAAAGCTCAAAAGACGCCTGTTGACCTTAAGCGCCGATGTGGAGGAAACCTATCTGATGGCGGTTCGTGCGCTGGAAGAGATGGATGAAACCTTAGCGAAACAGGTTGCTACTTCGGACGACCGAATTGATCGCCAGGAAGTCGATCTGGAGGAGGAGTGTCTTAAGATCCTTGCTTTGCACCAACCGGTGGCCAACGATCTGCGATTTATCGTTTCGGTGCTGAAGATCAACAACGACTTGGAACGTATCGCCGACATGTCAGTGAATATCGCCGAACGGACCCTCGATCTGCTGAAGGTCCAGCCCATAGAAATCCCCTTTGAATTTAATTCCATGTCGCAAAAGGTTTATTCGATGGTCAAAAAGAGTCTCGACTCGCTGGTCAATCTCGACCTGCACGAGGCTCATGAGGTGATTGCCTTGGACGATGAAGTCGATGCCCTGCATCACAAAAGCTACGGCATGGTGATCGAGCAGATTCGACAACAGCCCGATCGGATCGAAGCCCTGATCTCCTACCTGGTGGTGTCCCGATATTTAGAGCGTATCGCCGACCTGGCCACCAATATCGCCGAGGATGTCCACTATCTTATAGAGGGTGATATCGTACGGCATATCATGTAG
- a CDS encoding PstS family phosphate ABC transporter substrate-binding protein translates to MNFKAAGKIKGVAAVALAAVLAVPMMVASSSAAQIKVDAKLPIYQKTQGVSGNLNSVGSDTLNNLMTLWAEGFRKKYPNVNIQIEGKGSSTAPPALIEGVSQIGPMSRAMKRGEVEAFEKKYGFKPTPVGVALDSLAVYVNKDNPIESLSLQQIDAVFSKTRKGGMDEISTWGQAGLSGEWANKPVSLYGRNSASGTYGYFKKKALFKGDYKDIVKEQPGSASVVLSVTEDLGGIGYSGIGYKTSGVKAIALAKKEGQKAYEPTYENVLAKKYPLGRMLYLYVAKAPNKPLPKMTAEFLKYVLSKEGQEIVVKDGYLPLPAPVAMKQLAPIK, encoded by the coding sequence ATGAATTTCAAGGCAGCTGGAAAAATCAAAGGTGTGGCCGCAGTGGCCCTCGCCGCCGTATTGGCGGTTCCGATGATGGTTGCAAGCAGCTCTGCAGCGCAGATTAAGGTCGATGCGAAGCTGCCGATTTATCAGAAAACCCAGGGCGTTTCGGGAAATCTGAACAGTGTTGGTTCTGACACCCTCAACAATCTTATGACCCTGTGGGCCGAAGGGTTCCGCAAGAAGTACCCCAATGTCAACATTCAGATCGAAGGCAAGGGTTCCAGTACCGCTCCCCCGGCACTGATCGAAGGCGTATCCCAGATCGGTCCCATGTCCCGTGCCATGAAGCGGGGCGAAGTCGAGGCCTTCGAGAAGAAGTACGGTTTCAAGCCGACCCCGGTTGGCGTAGCCCTCGATTCCCTGGCTGTTTATGTCAACAAGGACAACCCAATCGAAAGCCTCTCTCTGCAGCAGATCGACGCTGTTTTCTCTAAAACCCGCAAGGGCGGCATGGATGAAATCTCCACCTGGGGTCAGGCTGGCCTGAGTGGTGAGTGGGCCAACAAGCCGGTCAGTCTCTATGGTCGTAACTCGGCTTCCGGTACTTACGGTTACTTCAAAAAGAAGGCTCTGTTCAAAGGCGATTACAAGGATATCGTCAAGGAACAACCCGGTTCCGCTTCGGTGGTTCTGTCGGTAACTGAAGATCTTGGCGGTATCGGTTACTCCGGTATCGGTTATAAGACCTCTGGCGTGAAAGCTATCGCTCTGGCCAAAAAAGAAGGTCAAAAAGCCTACGAGCCTACTTATGAAAACGTACTGGCGAAAAAATATCCTCTCGGCCGCATGCTTTACCTGTATGTTGCCAAGGCTCCTAACAAGCCCCTGCCGAAAATGACCGCGGAATTCCTCAAGTACGTACTTTCCAAAGAAGGCCAGGAAATCGTTGTCAAAGACGGCTATCTGCCCCTGCCTGCTCCGGTGGCCATGAAGCAGCTGGCCCCGATCAAGTAA
- a CDS encoding ABC transporter permease subunit: MNKKHLKSVKRWDRIARYVISIGGVAVILSVVLILFLIARVTFPLFQSPSIERQALVNVSAASEATVLQAGVDDYLESVFTLRSDGSVLFYATDSGKQLETVVLAPPGEGVAVVDVERSGPRRFNILWNDGSLTIEEVRFLPRFDDEGRRSFERRVERLALMAPVDGVLPQRFVARAADEASLVRVSLRADGVLQVDQQVAIEDLFGEQEIEDYRYSLDPGLVQEQITALTMDSTGTALYAGTDQGTLLRWDLSDPEEPVLLDRLPAFTQRRAITSLCLILGDISLAVGDADGGVTTWFPVASEASGGVKRLHHIHTLASHRGAVTRLLPSLRDKSLLSVDEHGSVHLDHMTSERQLLNLAEVGPLRDVALSRRGDGLVGIDEQGRAVVWRVVNPHPEVSWKTLFGKVWYESYDEPVYAWQSSSASDDFEPKLSLTPLVFGTIKGTVYAMLFAVPLALFGAIYTSQFGSDKLRGMIKPAVEVMAAVPSVIIGFLAALWFAPLLEKSITALFLSVLFVPTFLLLALVVWQFVRKYPLFKRIEKGHEFLLLAPVLVAAVACALMLGPVVEGWFFGGDFKLWLFTEAGTRYDPRNNIVISFALGFAVIPIIFTIAEDSLSNVPQSLRAASLALGASRWQTVKRVILPSASPGIFAGTMIGFGRAIGETMIVLMATGNTAIMDWSIFNGMRPMSSNIAVEIPEAPHGGTLYRVLFLSAVLLFLMTFVLNTFAEVVRQRLRKKYGRF, translated from the coding sequence ATGAATAAAAAGCATTTAAAGAGCGTCAAGCGCTGGGACCGGATTGCCCGCTATGTTATCTCCATTGGCGGGGTGGCGGTCATTCTCAGTGTTGTGTTGATCTTGTTTCTCATCGCAAGGGTAACCTTCCCCCTGTTTCAGTCGCCCTCCATCGAGCGTCAAGCCCTGGTCAATGTCAGTGCCGCCTCAGAGGCCACTGTTCTGCAGGCGGGAGTCGACGATTATCTGGAAAGCGTTTTTACCCTGCGGAGCGACGGTTCGGTGCTTTTTTATGCCACCGACAGCGGAAAACAATTGGAGACAGTGGTTCTGGCGCCACCCGGCGAAGGAGTGGCGGTGGTCGATGTTGAACGCAGTGGCCCGCGGCGCTTCAACATCCTCTGGAACGACGGTTCCCTGACCATTGAGGAAGTTCGGTTTTTGCCCCGCTTTGATGACGAGGGGCGCCGGTCATTTGAACGCCGCGTAGAGCGCTTGGCTCTTATGGCTCCGGTGGACGGTGTTCTACCGCAGCGTTTTGTGGCCCGCGCCGCCGATGAGGCCAGCCTGGTAAGGGTCAGCCTGCGAGCTGATGGTGTTTTGCAGGTTGATCAACAAGTCGCCATAGAGGACTTGTTCGGCGAACAGGAGATAGAGGATTACCGTTACAGTCTCGATCCCGGTTTGGTCCAAGAACAGATTACCGCCCTGACCATGGACAGTACCGGCACCGCCCTCTATGCGGGGACCGATCAGGGTACCCTGTTGCGTTGGGATCTTTCCGACCCGGAAGAGCCGGTATTGCTCGATCGTCTGCCGGCTTTTACTCAACGGCGGGCAATCACCTCCCTGTGTCTGATCCTTGGCGATATTTCCCTGGCGGTAGGCGATGCTGATGGCGGCGTGACAACCTGGTTCCCGGTGGCGAGTGAAGCTTCCGGCGGGGTCAAGCGGCTGCACCATATTCATACGCTGGCATCCCACCGTGGTGCGGTAACTAGGCTGCTACCGTCGTTGCGCGACAAGAGTCTGCTCAGCGTCGATGAACATGGCTCCGTTCATCTCGACCATATGACCAGCGAACGACAGTTGCTGAACCTGGCGGAAGTCGGTCCCCTGCGTGACGTTGCCCTGTCCCGGCGAGGCGACGGGCTGGTGGGTATCGATGAACAGGGAAGGGCCGTGGTCTGGCGGGTGGTCAATCCCCATCCGGAAGTGAGCTGGAAAACCCTGTTCGGCAAGGTCTGGTATGAGAGCTACGACGAGCCGGTCTATGCCTGGCAATCGTCCTCTGCCAGCGATGATTTCGAGCCCAAGCTCAGCCTCACCCCGCTGGTCTTCGGTACCATTAAGGGGACCGTTTACGCCATGCTGTTTGCAGTACCGTTGGCGTTGTTCGGTGCTATCTACACCAGTCAGTTCGGAAGCGATAAGCTGCGGGGCATGATTAAACCTGCGGTTGAGGTCATGGCGGCGGTGCCTTCAGTCATTATCGGTTTTCTTGCTGCTCTGTGGTTTGCTCCGCTTCTGGAAAAATCGATAACCGCTCTGTTCCTCAGCGTTCTGTTCGTGCCGACCTTTCTATTGCTGGCTTTGGTTGTCTGGCAATTCGTGCGCAAATATCCATTGTTCAAACGTATTGAAAAAGGGCATGAATTTTTACTGTTGGCTCCAGTGCTGGTGGCCGCGGTGGCCTGTGCACTGATGCTCGGACCGGTGGTAGAGGGCTGGTTCTTCGGTGGTGATTTCAAACTCTGGTTGTTTACCGAAGCAGGCACCCGCTACGACCCCCGTAACAATATCGTCATCTCCTTCGCTCTTGGTTTTGCGGTGATCCCGATCATCTTCACGATCGCTGAAGATTCCCTTTCCAATGTGCCTCAAAGTTTGCGGGCGGCTTCTCTGGCCTTGGGGGCCAGCCGCTGGCAGACGGTCAAGCGGGTTATTCTGCCTTCGGCCAGTCCCGGTATTTTTGCCGGCACGATGATCGGTTTCGGTCGCGCTATCGGTGAAACCATGATCGTGCTCATGGCTACCGGCAACACGGCGATTATGGATTGGAGTATTTTCAACGGCATGCGGCCCATGTCGTCGAATATTGCTGTCGAAATTCCCGAGGCGCCACACGGAGGAACACTCTATCGGGTGTTGTTCCTGTCGGCGGTCCTATTGTTCCTCATGACCTTTGTTCTCAACACCTTTGCGGAGGTTGTTCGGCAGCGGTTAAGGAAAAAGTACGGTCGTTTCTAG
- a CDS encoding FRG domain-containing protein, with protein sequence MNEIRINSWDELQQELFAESWNEDLGRFRSRFAFRGLSDSNYTLQTTLMRLGGDYAPLERHLMRNFKKYAHHSAVESDSFWHWMARAQHYGLPTRLLDWTYSPFIAMHFATANICKYHLDGAIWAVNYIKVHQLLPELLQKRLDAEGANVFTVEMLAETIHNQEELAALSRDHSVIFFEPPSMEQRIVNQFAFFSVMPDPTKSLCKCLDSHPDMWRKIIIPAELKWEIRDKLDQANITERVLFPGLDGLSQWLRRHYSPKDASSICQTD encoded by the coding sequence ATGAACGAAATCCGCATCAATAGCTGGGATGAACTGCAACAGGAACTGTTCGCCGAATCCTGGAACGAGGACCTCGGCCGGTTCCGGTCTCGCTTTGCCTTTCGTGGGCTGTCCGACAGCAACTATACCCTGCAAACGACCCTTATGCGCCTCGGCGGAGACTACGCTCCCCTGGAGCGCCACCTGATGCGCAACTTTAAAAAGTACGCGCATCACAGCGCCGTCGAATCCGACTCATTCTGGCATTGGATGGCGCGGGCACAGCACTACGGCCTGCCGACCCGGCTTCTGGACTGGACCTACTCGCCCTTCATCGCCATGCATTTCGCCACGGCCAATATCTGCAAGTATCATCTAGACGGCGCCATCTGGGCCGTCAACTACATCAAGGTTCATCAACTACTGCCCGAATTGCTGCAGAAGCGCCTCGATGCCGAAGGGGCCAACGTCTTTACCGTGGAGATGCTGGCAGAAACCATCCATAACCAGGAAGAGCTGGCCGCCTTGTCGCGAGACCATTCGGTGATCTTCTTCGAACCGCCTTCCATGGAACAACGCATCGTCAACCAATTCGCCTTTTTCTCGGTGATGCCCGACCCGACAAAGTCTCTTTGCAAATGCCTGGACAGCCATCCCGATATGTGGCGGAAGATCATCATTCCTGCGGAACTGAAGTGGGAAATCCGCGACAAACTCGACCAGGCCAACATCACCGAGCGGGTGTTGTTTCCAGGCCTGGACGGCCTCAGCCAATGGCTGCGTCGTCACTACAGCCCGAAAGACGCTTCTTCGATCTGTCAAACCGACTAA
- a CDS encoding putative bifunctional diguanylate cyclase/phosphodiesterase: MPQLLSPSHLSASLIILLAGLLTGQWLRNHHLTKTAEEHHSTEAEFKRLALYDQLTGLPNRSLLRDRFEQYLAEAKRFDHLLGVVFLDLDRFKHINDSLGHAAGDTLLQMAAQRMQGCLRDTDTVARFAGDEFVIILSSFRDMQNLPHIATKLLNTLAEPYQLEGQEVLSSASLGISTYPQDGTGIEQLMRNADTAMYEAKEANGNTYRLFSREMERKLSQRLEMETSLRLGLHREEFFLLYQPQFDMRNQQLVGIEALVRWNHPVRGLLTPESFIDLAEETGLIAPLGDWILREACKQWQQWQKSDGQPLRLAINLTNRQFQNANLAKDIQAIIEEAGLPPQSLELEVTEATLMQNASSADKFLGQLKELGVQLSIDDFGTGYFSLAYLQHLPIDRLKIDPSFVQGGPGDSNHASIVTTIIDLARNMDLELIAEGVESASQIKFLLEKGCHLGQGYYFSEPLDGDGIGNLINGLPEPPQKARDLDFRLPSDARTY, translated from the coding sequence ATGCCCCAGCTGCTTTCTCCTTCCCACCTCAGCGCAAGCCTGATAATTCTGCTGGCCGGCCTGCTCACGGGACAATGGTTACGAAATCATCATCTAACCAAAACCGCGGAAGAACACCACAGCACGGAGGCTGAATTTAAGCGATTGGCGCTATACGATCAGCTCACCGGCTTGCCGAATCGTTCTCTCCTCCGGGACCGCTTCGAACAATACCTGGCGGAAGCAAAACGATTCGACCATCTGTTGGGGGTAGTTTTTCTCGACCTTGACCGTTTTAAGCACATCAACGACTCCCTGGGGCATGCGGCTGGAGATACGCTCTTGCAGATGGCTGCGCAGCGCATGCAGGGCTGCCTACGTGATACAGACACCGTGGCCCGTTTTGCCGGCGATGAATTCGTCATTATCCTGTCCAGCTTTCGCGACATGCAAAACCTGCCGCACATCGCCACAAAATTGCTGAACACTCTTGCTGAGCCTTATCAGCTTGAAGGCCAAGAGGTTCTTTCGTCAGCCAGCCTCGGTATTTCTACTTATCCGCAAGACGGTACCGGCATAGAGCAACTGATGCGCAACGCCGATACCGCCATGTACGAAGCCAAAGAAGCCAACGGAAATACTTACCGCTTATTCTCCCGGGAGATGGAGCGCAAACTGAGCCAACGTCTGGAGATGGAAACCAGTCTGCGTCTGGGTCTGCACCGGGAAGAGTTCTTTCTCCTCTACCAGCCCCAGTTCGACATGCGCAATCAACAACTGGTCGGAATCGAGGCGCTGGTCCGCTGGAATCATCCTGTCCGAGGCCTGCTCACTCCGGAGAGCTTCATCGACCTGGCCGAAGAGACCGGCCTCATCGCTCCCCTGGGGGATTGGATTCTGCGCGAAGCCTGCAAGCAATGGCAACAGTGGCAAAAAAGCGACGGCCAACCACTACGCCTGGCAATCAATCTCACCAACCGACAGTTCCAAAACGCCAATTTGGCAAAGGATATTCAGGCCATCATCGAGGAAGCCGGCCTTCCCCCTCAGAGCCTAGAGCTGGAAGTTACCGAAGCAACCCTGATGCAGAATGCTTCCTCAGCCGACAAATTCCTGGGGCAGCTTAAAGAACTCGGTGTGCAGCTAAGCATCGACGACTTCGGCACCGGCTACTTCTCCTTGGCCTACCTGCAACACCTGCCCATCGACCGTCTGAAAATTGATCCTTCTTTTGTACAAGGAGGCCCCGGTGACAGTAACCACGCTTCAATCGTGACAACCATTATCGACCTGGCCCGAAACATGGACCTTGAGTTGATCGCCGAAGGGGTCGAGTCGGCCAGCCAAATCAAGTTTCTTCTCGAAAAAGGTTGTCACCTTGGCCAAGGCTATTATTTTTCCGAGCCTCTGGATGGCGACGGCATTGGTAATCTGATCAACGGCCTTCCGGAACCGCCGCAAAAAGCCAGAGATCTTGATTTTCGTCTTCCCAGCGATGCCCGCACTTACTGA
- the pstA gene encoding phosphate ABC transporter permease PstA has protein sequence MTNFWRRGEHCVWGTAAALTLTLLLALVLIVVVIVNGLGVFWPSAVAEAQLADGSRLMGEVIRREPVYRGEGERLQFKVGNRELYGLDFRWVDESDISRLAHPDNAVVLEREEYGNFYGRLLHVETAQLTDAAQLSPWEQLEAAHRYVEEQTEGSLSQIAKQLSRLNAKTSGIRARMDKLIYLGVADEDEAMRQLQEKQLNIDREFNDVVVLQAAQVEKLSQVTATFVDASGTEQAMAVANIVRFYRPNQMPLWQKAAFYAGKLYELIFGEPRESNTEGGLFPAIFGTVTLIFIMSLLSFPLGVVAAIYLREYAKEGVVVRLVRIAVNNLAGIPSIVYGIFGLAFFVYGIGGSIDRMFFPERLPTPTFGTGGILWASLTLGLLTVPVVIVATEEALGAIPQGVREGSLALGATKLQTLVRTLLPMASPGIMTGLILAMARAAGEVAPLMITGVVKLAPALPIDGTFPFVHLDRKFMHLGFHIYDIGFQSPNVEAAKPMVFVTTLLLVLIVLAMSSVAIYLRNKMKKRYSYRTF, from the coding sequence ATGACCAACTTCTGGCGTAGAGGTGAACATTGTGTCTGGGGCACGGCCGCGGCCCTGACCCTGACCCTGTTGCTGGCCCTGGTGCTCATCGTAGTGGTGATCGTCAACGGCCTTGGAGTTTTTTGGCCGTCAGCCGTGGCGGAAGCCCAGTTAGCAGATGGCAGCCGTCTGATGGGGGAAGTTATTCGCCGGGAACCGGTGTACCGGGGCGAAGGTGAGCGTTTGCAGTTCAAGGTTGGCAATCGCGAGCTCTACGGTCTCGATTTCCGCTGGGTGGATGAAAGCGATATTTCTCGGCTGGCCCATCCGGATAATGCAGTGGTGCTTGAACGCGAGGAGTACGGCAATTTTTATGGTCGGTTGCTCCATGTGGAGACCGCCCAATTGACCGATGCGGCACAATTGAGCCCCTGGGAACAACTGGAAGCCGCTCATCGCTATGTCGAGGAGCAAACAGAAGGCAGCCTGAGCCAGATCGCCAAGCAACTTTCCCGACTTAATGCCAAAACGTCAGGGATTCGCGCCCGCATGGATAAACTGATCTATCTCGGGGTTGCGGACGAGGATGAGGCCATGCGCCAGCTTCAAGAGAAGCAGCTGAACATAGACCGGGAATTTAACGATGTGGTTGTGTTGCAGGCGGCGCAAGTGGAAAAGCTTTCACAGGTCACCGCCACCTTTGTGGATGCTTCTGGCACCGAGCAGGCCATGGCAGTGGCGAATATAGTGCGCTTCTACCGCCCGAATCAGATGCCTTTGTGGCAAAAGGCGGCCTTTTATGCCGGCAAGCTTTATGAACTGATTTTTGGCGAGCCCCGGGAGTCGAATACCGAGGGCGGGTTGTTTCCTGCTATTTTTGGCACCGTGACCCTGATCTTTATCATGAGCCTGCTGTCTTTTCCCCTGGGGGTGGTTGCGGCCATCTACCTGCGGGAATACGCCAAGGAAGGTGTCGTGGTTCGTTTGGTGCGGATCGCAGTTAACAATCTGGCCGGTATCCCTTCCATCGTTTACGGGATTTTCGGCCTGGCATTTTTTGTCTACGGCATTGGCGGCAGTATCGACCGGATGTTTTTTCCTGAGCGCCTGCCGACCCCGACCTTCGGCACCGGCGGCATCCTGTGGGCGAGCCTGACTCTTGGACTGCTCACCGTGCCGGTGGTCATTGTTGCCACCGAAGAGGCCCTTGGCGCTATACCGCAGGGGGTGAGGGAAGGTTCCCTGGCTTTGGGCGCAACTAAGCTGCAGACCCTGGTGCGCACTCTGTTGCCCATGGCCTCGCCGGGCATTATGACCGGTCTGATTCTGGCCATGGCCCGCGCTGCCGGCGAGGTGGCTCCCCTCATGATTACCGGCGTGGTCAAGCTGGCTCCGGCCCTGCCTATTGATGGCACTTTCCCCTTTGTACACCTTGATCGCAAATTCATGCATCTCGGGTTTCATATTTACGATATCGGTTTCCAGTCGCCCAATGTTGAGGCGGCCAAGCCGATGGTTTTCGTCACCACTCTGCTGCTGGTGTTGATCGTATTGGCAATGAGCAGCGTTGCGATCTATTTGCGTAATAAGATGAAAAAGCGTTACAGTTATCGAACTTTCTGA
- a CDS encoding TOBE domain-containing protein, producing the protein MSEKKPSDLKVSGSLSFKMAGEDFLALNRIELLEKIDQLGSITKAGKAQGISYKTAWEQVDALNNLAEQPLVMRSAGGKGGGGTCLTEAGKEVIKRYRAIQAEHERFLAALGEHLDEGEKFYQFLRKVNMKVSARNLWTGEVVKLSQGAINTLVELKLKGDDSLTAQVTNESVESLQLALGREVFAMVKAPAIIIVKDLGQARLSSCNILKGVICRVTEGNVNSEVSLELPGGSTISATITKGQDTIPLAEGDEAWAVFQESSVILGVV; encoded by the coding sequence ATGTCAGAGAAAAAGCCCTCAGACCTCAAGGTCTCAGGCTCCCTCAGTTTTAAAATGGCAGGAGAGGATTTTCTTGCCCTCAATCGGATTGAACTGCTGGAGAAGATCGACCAGCTCGGCTCGATTACCAAAGCCGGCAAGGCCCAAGGCATCAGCTATAAAACGGCCTGGGAACAGGTCGACGCCCTGAACAATCTGGCAGAGCAGCCTCTGGTCATGCGTTCGGCGGGGGGCAAGGGCGGCGGCGGAACCTGCCTGACCGAGGCGGGAAAGGAAGTGATCAAACGCTATCGGGCTATTCAGGCCGAACACGAACGATTTCTCGCCGCTCTCGGAGAGCACCTCGATGAAGGGGAAAAATTCTACCAGTTTTTAAGGAAGGTCAACATGAAGGTCAGCGCTCGCAACCTGTGGACTGGAGAGGTGGTGAAACTTTCGCAAGGCGCCATCAATACCCTGGTAGAACTCAAACTCAAGGGGGACGACAGCCTCACCGCTCAAGTAACCAACGAAAGTGTCGAAAGCCTGCAACTGGCCTTGGGCCGAGAGGTCTTTGCCATGGTTAAGGCCCCGGCGATCATTATCGTCAAGGACCTTGGCCAAGCCCGTCTCAGCTCGTGCAACATTCTCAAGGGAGTCATCTGCCGCGTCACCGAAGGGAACGTCAACTCCGAAGTCTCTCTGGAGCTTCCCGGCGGCAGCACCATCAGCGCCACCATTACCAAAGGTCAGGACACCATTCCTCTGGCCGAAGGCGATGAGGCCTGGGCGGTCTTTCAGGAATCGAGCGTCATCCTGGGTGTCGTCTGA
- a CDS encoding nucleoside deaminase, with the protein MPHSYPDITLSLPDWLDAVLPPAERIYATREERMELVIHLARQNIQRGTGGPFAAAVFNLDSGKLLAPGVNLVLAGHCSVAHAELVALMLAQQLAGSHDLGGPSLPPCELVTSTEPCAMCLGALPWSGIASLVCGAREGDAREIGFDEGDKPADWPASLQRRGIAVYRDVRRLQALAILEEYRNKGGPIYNGRSGR; encoded by the coding sequence ATGCCCCATTCCTACCCGGATATCACGCTGAGCCTGCCCGATTGGCTGGATGCTGTCCTGCCGCCGGCAGAGCGAATATATGCCACCCGCGAAGAGCGCATGGAGCTGGTGATCCATCTGGCGCGACAGAACATTCAGCGCGGCACCGGCGGCCCTTTTGCGGCTGCTGTATTTAACCTCGATAGCGGAAAGCTGCTGGCGCCCGGTGTCAATCTGGTACTCGCTGGACACTGTTCGGTAGCCCATGCAGAGCTGGTGGCGCTGATGCTGGCCCAGCAGTTAGCGGGAAGTCACGATCTCGGCGGCCCCTCCCTGCCACCTTGCGAGCTGGTCACCAGCACCGAACCCTGCGCCATGTGTCTCGGTGCCCTGCCCTGGTCCGGAATCGCCAGCCTGGTCTGCGGCGCCCGTGAGGGAGATGCCCGCGAAATCGGTTTCGACGAGGGCGACAAGCCTGCCGATTGGCCGGCCTCCCTTCAGCGAAGGGGCATTGCCGTTTATCGAGACGTCCGTCGCCTTCAAGCATTAGCGATATTGGAGGAATACCGGAACAAAGGTGGGCCGATCTATAATGGCCGAAGTGGCCGTTGA
- the pstB gene encoding phosphate ABC transporter ATP-binding protein PstB, which yields MSEPIRITVDNPVVRVSNLSFYYGASQALFDISLDFPREKVTALIGPSGCGKSTMLRCFNRMNDLVDGARVEGSILLEDTEINDATMDIIELRRRVGMVFQKSNPFPKSIYENVVYGLRIAGVKDKVVLDEAVERSLQGAALWDEVKDRLNESALGLSGGQMQRLCIARAIAVNPEVVLMDEPCSALDPKSTIRVEELIGELRSEYTIIIVTHNMQQAARVSDYTAFLYEGALVEYGLTKELFVKPKSKQTEDYITGRFG from the coding sequence ATGAGTGAACCCATTCGTATTACCGTTGATAACCCTGTAGTCAGGGTAAGCAACCTGAGTTTTTACTACGGCGCGTCCCAGGCGCTGTTCGACATCAGTCTCGATTTCCCCAGGGAAAAGGTCACCGCGCTGATCGGGCCTTCCGGTTGCGGCAAGTCGACCATGCTGCGCTGTTTCAATCGCATGAATGACCTGGTCGACGGGGCGCGGGTCGAAGGAAGTATTCTACTCGAAGATACCGAAATCAACGATGCAACCATGGACATCATAGAGTTGCGCCGACGGGTCGGGATGGTCTTTCAGAAATCCAACCCCTTTCCCAAGTCGATTTATGAAAATGTCGTCTACGGATTGCGCATCGCCGGGGTAAAGGACAAGGTGGTGCTCGATGAAGCCGTCGAACGCAGCCTGCAGGGAGCGGCCTTGTGGGATGAGGTCAAGGATCGGCTGAATGAGTCAGCCCTTGGTCTATCCGGTGGACAAATGCAGCGCCTGTGTATCGCCCGCGCCATTGCCGTTAATCCAGAAGTGGTGCTTATGGACGAACCTTGTTCGGCTCTCGACCCCAAGTCGACGATTCGCGTTGAGGAATTAATCGGCGAATTGCGCTCCGAATATACGATTATCATCGTCACCCATAATATGCAGCAGGCGGCACGGGTGTCGGACTACACCGCCTTTTTGTATGAAGGGGCGCTGGTCGAATACGGCCTGACGAAAGAACTGTTTGTCAAACCGAAGAGCAAGCAGACCGAAGACTATATTACCGGACGATTCGGATAA